From a single Solenopsis invicta isolate M01_SB chromosome 4, UNIL_Sinv_3.0, whole genome shotgun sequence genomic region:
- the LOC120357462 gene encoding uncharacterized protein LOC120357462 encodes MERKGKQGGYKRSIKRKFTNNQYTIEAETSYASTSAEKIRNTGDNELRINREHNYNIFNFFSVFSAISALVICKNCKKDITFNEASPLGLGFKIAVECSCGVTYINSCPLIDNAYEINRRIVLAMRLIGIGINGLNLFCGIMDFCQGLSNTTYYACLQNIYCASETVYNIVTRKAVDEEKEKNAEHGNPPSELIVSGDGTWKKRGFSSLFGVSTLIGIYSKKVIDALVKSSFCQACSTWKKNFDTVEYQNWKESHENECTNNHEGSGKMEVDAVKEMFLRSMNKYKVKYKRYVGDGDSKTFKSLSEALIYGEDFIIQKKECVGHVQKRMGTRLRNAKKKNKGIGGKGAGKLTDKIISELSTYYGLAIKRNPESVEEMRNAIWATFDHKRSTDKNPHHERCPKGSTSWCAWRKSEAAGTLSTFTHDKAPLNDEVLNVIRPIYEDLSNDTLLERCLGAYTQNNNESLNALIWKIAPKHLHCGTKTVEIATFLAVCLFNEGFNSILKIMNIMGLKIGQNAKTFADNRDNERVKRSEQHTSHEAKKARITKRQEKTDQHEFFEVEEGLLYGPGIAD; translated from the coding sequence ATGGAGAGAAAAGGTAAACAAGGAGGTTACAAACGTTCGATTAAACGAAAATTTACCAATAATCAATATACTATTGAAGCTGAGACTAGTTATGCTAGTACATCGgcagaaaaaataagaaacactGGAGATAATGAGCTTCGTATTAATAGAGAacataactataatattttcaacTTCTTTTCGGTTTTTTCTGCAATCAGTGCACTTGTTATTTGTAAAAACTGCAAAAAGGACATAACATTTAATGAAGCAAGTCCTCTTGGATTGGGATTCAAAATAGCAGTAGAATGCAGCTGTGGTGTAACTTATATAAATTCGTGTCCTTTAATTGATAACGCTTACGAAATAAACCGCAGAATTGTTCTTGCCATGCGACTCATAGGCATAGGTATAAACGGACTGAATTTATTTTGCGGTATCATGGATTTTTGTCAAGGACTTTCTAATACCACTTATTATGCATGTCTTCAAAACATCTATTGTGCAAGCGAAACCGTGTATAACATCGTGACGAGGAAAGCAGTCgacgaagagaaagaaaagaacgcTGAACACGGTAATCCACCATCGGAATTGATTGTATCCGGAGACGGCACGTGGAAGAAAAGAGGCTTCAGCTCTTTATTTGGTGTCTCTACACTCATTGGCATTTACAGCAAGAAAGTAATAGATGCACTTGTAAAATCAAGTTTTTGTCAAGCATGCAGTACatggaaaaagaattttgaCACTGTGGAGTATCAAAATTGGAAAGAATCCCATGAAAATGAATGCACCAATAATCATGAAGGATCTGGCAAGATGGAAGTAGATGCggtaaaagaaatgtttttacggtcgatgaataaatataaagtaaaatataagaGATATGTAGGAGATGGAGATAGCAAGACATTTAAATCTCTTTCGGAGGCTCTGATATACGGGGAAGATTTTATAATTCAGAAAAAAGAATGTGTAGGACATGTACAAAAAAGGATGGGTACGAGATTACGTAATGCtaagaagaaaaacaaaggCATCGGTGGAAAGGGAGCAGGAAAATTAACCGACAAAATTATTAGTGAATTGAGTACATACTACGGATTGGCAATAAAAAGAAATCCGGAGTCAGTTGAAGAGATGAGGAATGCTATATGGGCTACATTTGATCATAAAAGATCGACCGACAAGAATCCACACCACGAGCGTTGTCCTAAAGGGTCCACAAGCTGGTGCGCATGGCGTAAATCGGAAGCTGCAGGAACATTGTCTACCTTCACACATGACAAGGCACCGCTGAATGATGAAGTGTTAAATGTTATTCGACCTATTTATGAAGATTTAAGTAATGATACTTTATTAGAACGATGCCTCGGAGCATacacacaaaataataatgaaagtcTGAATGCGTTAATTTGGAAAATTGCACCAAAACATTTGCACTGCGGGACCAAAACGGTGGAAATTGCTACTTTTTTGGCAGTATGTCTTTTTAATGAAGGtttcaattcaattttaaaaatcatgaacATAATGGGACTAAAAATCGGCCAAAATGCCAAAACTTTCGCCGATAATAGAGACAACGAGCGCGTCAAACGTTCGGAGCAGCACACATCACATGAGGCAAAGAAGGCCAGAATTACCAAGAGACAGGAAAAAACTGATCAACAcgaattttttgaagttgagGAAGGTCTCTTATATGGCCCTGGCATAGCTGACTAA
- the LOC105203282 gene encoding uncharacterized protein LOC105203282, whose protein sequence is MPIIKNGSNVSIKAIKIGTNKFSYTNTCAFDSLLQLFTAGYFDKEEIKKFISQKESNTFFKLVLDAATRGITRQSYKLRAQILNETEIFTRKLLPNNIILIDCVANVGSLANKLFAKCPPFEEISKCSNGCVERKKEFPLMHADINLLTRQDFKALENTIIIEGARHCCRINCNGLEETMFSHSGPYVMLETYAYEGVPEIKLRDIPKKIKFTFLEKEYYLIGIVNYTGLKKQTRHSTIGHYTTICYRSNNKWIKYDDCKDAEETLNENYIISPQIVLYAI, encoded by the exons ATGCCAATCATAAAAAATGGCAGTAATGTATCGATTAAGGCAATAAAAATAGGAACTAATAAGTTTTCTTATACAAATACTTGTGCCTTCGACAGcctattacaattatttacagCAGGATATTTcgataaagaagaaataaaaaaatttatatcgcaaaaagaatcaaatacattttttaaattggtgTTAGATGCAGCAACGCGTGGTATTACTAGACAATCATACAAGCTAAGAGCACAAATTTTGAATGAGACTGAGATctttacaagaaaattattaccaaataatataatattaattgattgtGTAGCAAACGTTGGTTCTTtagctaataaattatttgcaaaatgtcctccatttgaagaaatttcaaaatgttcCAACGGTTgcgtggaaagaaaaaaagaatttccacTGATGCATGCAGATATTAACTTGTTGACGCGGCAGGACTTTAAAGCTCtggaaaatacaataattattgaaGGAGCTCGACATTGCTGTCGAATAAACTGCAATGGCTTGGAGGAAACAATGTTTTCACATTCAG GACCCTATGTTATGTTAGAAACATATGCGTATGAAGGAGTGCCAGAAATTAAATTACGTGACATccccaaaaaaataaaattcacatttctCGAGAAAGAATATTATCTGATTGGTATTGTCAATTACACAGGACTTAAAAAACAAACAAGGCATTCGACAATTGGCCATTACACAACAATTTGTTACCGCAGTAACAATAAATGGATTAAGTATGACGATTGCAAAGATGCCGAAGAaactttaaatgaaaattacattatttctcCACAAATTGTTTTGTatgcaatataa